The sequence ACAGGCCTGGATCCTTTCTGCAGTAGAATCAATTCCCTTGCAAATGATATTTATTATCAAGAATACTTTACAGGCAAACTATAAAGATGTATTTTAAATGCATCTTTAAAGCCGGAGGTATTTATGAGCCATCACAGAATTCCCAAAAACTGGACCATTAAACGTTCCACTCCCTTTTTTACTAAAGACAACGTCCCGGCAGCGCTTCTGAGCCATCACAACACCGCTGCCGGTATCTTTGGCCAGCTCTGTGTCATGGAAGGAACGGTGACATACTACGGTTTCGCCAATGAAGAGGCGACCGAGCCAGAAGTAAAAGTCGTGATTAACGCAGGTACTTTTGCGACCAGCCCACCGCAGTACTGGCACCGTATTGAGATGACTGATGATGCGCAGTTTAATATCAACTTCTGGGCCGAACCGGCATTTTCTGGGGACGAAGTTTATAGCGCTAAAAAAGCGTAATCTGACGAAAGCAGGAGCCCCTTTCAAGCGGCCGTAACGCGCGTGAGCGGTTAGAAGAGGCCTAGAGTGTAATGACGACGTGAAAGCCTGCCACAATGGCTGTATGCCGCGAATTATCCATCATTAGATCGGGTGTTCGGATACGAAGGTGGGTCAACGAGAGAAAGGGCAGGGTCAAATCCAGTTACAGGGATAGCCGTTGCTAGAAAAGCAAAAACCCAGCCATAGGCTGGGTTTTCTGAATAGTGGTGCCCGGACTCGGAATCGAACCAAGGACACGGGGATTTTCAATCCCCTGCTCTACCGACTGAGCTATCCGGGCAACGGGGCGAATTAAACCCGATCCGCCTCGTGCCGTCAACGGAATTTGTTGATTTCGCTACTGACCGCACACTCTGTCGCCAGTTTGAT comes from Leclercia sp. AS011 and encodes:
- a CDS encoding DUF1971 domain-containing protein, whose protein sequence is MSHHRIPKNWTIKRSTPFFTKDNVPAALLSHHNTAAGIFGQLCVMEGTVTYYGFANEEATEPEVKVVINAGTFATSPPQYWHRIEMTDDAQFNINFWAEPAFSGDEVYSAKKA